A stretch of DNA from Nitratireductor thuwali:
CAGCCTGTTGAGCCGGGAAACCGGCATGATGGGAAAGACGGCATTTCGCGAGCGCACGGCGAACATGGCGACGCCGTCGACGTCGATCTCCTCGCCGAGATCGATCATTTCGTACATCACCGGCCGGGCCACCAGCGCCTCCAGCCTTCCGCGAACGGCCAGATAGGGCTTCACGCCGCCCGTCGCCTCTTCCTCGACGAAGCGCAGCCGATGTTCGGGCCCCGCCTCCACCACGTCGCCCACATTGGTGCGGAATGTGAGGGCCTGATTCGCGCCGGCGCCGGAAACCGCCATCTCGACGGCGACGAAGGGCGCGTCCTCGACGCGGATGCCCACTTTTTCCACCGGTGTTACGAGATAGGTCTTGCCGTCCTCGTCCTTGCGCAGGACCGAGGAGAAGAGCTGCACGAGCGGCATGCGGCCGATCGGCGTGCCCAGATAGAACCAGGTGCCGTCGCTTTTGATCTCCATGTCGAGGTCGCCGCAAAAGGGCGGGTCCCAGCGCTCCACGGGTGGCGCCCCCCGGTCCGAACGCGCGGCCCGTGAGATCAGCGCCTCCAGCCCACCGGCGTCCCGCGCCTGTGAAAGTCCCCGTTCCTTGCTCACATTCTT
This window harbors:
- a CDS encoding DUF1285 domain-containing protein, with the translated sequence MHRQSDKNVSKERGLSQARDAGGLEALISRAARSDRGAPPVERWDPPFCGDLDMEIKSDGTWFYLGTPIGRMPLVQLFSSVLRKDEDGKTYLVTPVEKVGIRVEDAPFVAVEMAVSGAGANQALTFRTNVGDVVEAGPEHRLRFVEEEATGGVKPYLAVRGRLEALVARPVMYEMIDLGEEIDVDGVAMFAVRSRNAVFPIMPVSRLNRLAGQDG